TGCCGCACAGGCGGTTAGCAGGGTAGCCCAGGTGAGCACCGTGAGCCCGAGCGCGACCGCGCCCTCCGGCCCGGGTGTTACCGCGCCGACGGTTCCCAGGCCGACGAGGTGCGTCGCGGAGATGGCGAGGAAGCCACTCCAGAGTGCAAACGCGTGGATAGCGAGCGACCGGCGCGAGATGCGATTCGCGTAGCGTGCACCGGTGTAGACGCCACCGATGGCGAGCACCGTCGCTCCGAGTGTGAGGCCAAGTCCGTCGGCGGTCGCCCCGGCAGCGCCCGCGACGCCAAAGCAGGCAAACGATACGGCGAGCAGGTGTCGATCCGAACGGAGTGTTGTCGGAATCACGTCGTGCACCGCGTTGCTGGCAGGTATATCCGGCCGAATATATAGCTGTTGGCTCGGGTACGTGCCGTGACGGACAGCGTGGGTATCATATACGTCCGAGGGAAGGAGCCCCTCGTTACCGCTCGTCGCCACTACACTCCTTCTCGACCGCTTCCCGGCTGCGTATCGACGTGTGACTCGGGCATGAGTGCCTCGAAGGGCTGTTCGTCGAGCCACTCGAGTAGCGCCACCAGTTGCTCGGTCGCAGCGTCGAACAGTTGCTCTCCTACTTCGGGCGTGGCGTCGGTCTGGTCGCCGAAGACGCCGTTGGGACTGTTTTCGATGGCGTCGTAGAACGTCGTCGCGCCGTGGACGCGCGCAGCGTCGCCGTCGAAGTCGACGCCGCCGTCGCGGGCCTCCTCGAGGCGGTCCTCGCGGACGAGTTCGTTCGCGATGTGCATGATCATCGCCGTTTCCTTGGGGCCGCCGTGGGGGCCGGGCGTCTCGAAGACCTCCTCGATCAGGTTGGGGATGGATTCGTCCCACATCCATTCGATGGCGTAGGCGGTCTCGTCCTGATGAAGTCGGCGGCCGACCTCTCGGAGATGGGCAACGTTGCCGCCGTGGGCGTTGACGTAGACGATGCGGTCGATGCCGTGATAGGTGAGGTTCCGCGAGAGGTTCTCGACGTAGTCACGAAAGACCGGTGCATCGACCCACATCGTGCCGTGAAACTGCCGGTGGTGGGAGCTGACGCCGATCGAAATCGGTGGGGTGCAGAGATAGCCAGTCTGCTCCGTTGCGGCGCGCGCCAGCGCCTCGGCGATCATGTGATCCGTTCCTTCAGGCAGGTGTGGGCCGTGTTGCTCGGTCGAGCCAAGCGGGACGACCGCGAGCGATTCCGACTCCGACTCGATGTAGTCGGCGAGGTCGGGCCAGGTATGGGCTGGAAGATACATTCGATAGTGGAGCATCGTACCGAATCCGCAAAACAGTGCCTGCTACAATGCAGTTTCAGCAAGAACTCGACCAAGCCGAGCGACGACGCTACGCGAGATGATAAACCTTAATAGATTTCTGCCGTTGAGTTATTATATGGCAGTCGTCAGCGTCTCGATGCCGGACGAACTTCTCGATCGACTCGACCAGTTTGCAGAGGAACACGGCTACACCGGCCGCAGCGAAGTCGTCCGGGAGGCCTCCCGCAACCTCCTCGGCGAGTTCGAAGACACCCGTCTCGAGGACCGCGAACTCATGGCGATCGTCACGGTCCTCTTCGACTACGAGACAACCGCCGTCGAGGAGCGCATGATGCACCTGCGCCACGAACACGAAGGTCTCGTCGCGTCGAACTTCCACAGCCACGTCGGCGATCACTACTGTATGGAACTGTTCGTTCTCGAGGGTGAACTCGAGGAAATCTCGACGTTCGTCGGGAAGATTCGCGCAACGAAGGATGCGCTGACAGTCGACTACTCGGTGACGCCGGTCGACAGTTTCGATCCGCTCAGTCAGGATCACTGAGACCGACGGTGAGCCGGAACTGAACCCGTTCCCGAATTGCACTGAACGCGTACCTTTACTGTGATCCGCGCCAAGAGTCAGCCATGTCCTACCGGAAGGTGAACTACGAGGAGGTCGATCAGGTGTCGAGCGCGATGCACGTCCTGAGCGGCCCACTCGAGACGGAGCAGGTCGGGGTGACGGTCGCCCGCTGCGATCCGGACTGGAAGAGCAAGCCCCACGATCACACGGACAACGACCACGAGGAGGTCTACGTCCTCATCAAGGGCGAGGCGACGGTCGTGGTCGACGACGAGCCAGTCGAAATGGAGACCGGTGATGCGCTGTGGATTCCGCCCGAATCCACGCGACAGATCCGCAACGGTGACACGGAGAGCGCATTCGTCCTCGTGAGCGCCCCGAGTCTGCAGAACGGCGACGATAACGACGGCGAGTGGCTCCTCTCCGGCTTCGCCGGGTAGCGACCTCGAGCGAGCAGTCGCGCACACTGACCAGTTACACGCCGTCGCACGTTCACCCGTTCCCGGACGCCGTGCCAGAACGACGATGACCAGGCCGAGACAGACGCTTCCCGTGGTCACTACACCCGCGAGGCGAGCTTCGAGCGGGTCGCAATGAGCCGCGCACACGTCCTCTGTGTGAGCCACGATCCGTCGACGCGGGCCAGACTTACCCTGGCGCTCACCGATGCACCCATCCGCGTGAGCGTCGTCTCGGACACCGAGGCGGCCATCGACCAACTCGAGTGCGGACGAGACCGTCCCCACCCGCAGCGTCACGACTCGGACGATGGTGAGACGCAACCAGAGCACCAGTACGGAGGGCACGACCACATCGACGCTGTCCTTCTTGACCCCCGGATGGTTCGCTCACTACCGGAGACGACACGTCGACTCGAGGAGGCCGCGCTGTCCCCAATCGCGGTGTTCGCGTACTGGGAAGCTGATGCTGGGGCAGGGAGTGATGCTGACGCTGATCCAGGATCGGATTTCGGTTCAGGATCGGGCCTGGAACCGAGTTCAGCCCCGGATACTGGTCTCGATACGTCGTCACAGCCAGTGCTCGCTGAACTGTCGACCACGCGATTGGAGGACGGAACGCAGTTAGAACCACAACGGAATCGATCAACGGCGAATGGGTCAACGGCGAATCGGTCAACAGCGAGTCGATCAACGGCGGGACGAACGGAAACAGGATCTGCCGATATCGCCTCGACCATTCTCACCGGTATCGACGCGGAAACTGGCTCCGACGGATCCGGCTTCCCCGAACTCGGGGTGACGAGAACGAGAGTGGGTACTGCCGCCACTGCCGCCATCGCCGCCACCGCCGCCACTCCCGAGGGGCCCGATTCAGCCGAGGAGACGACCGACGTTGCTCATCCGTCACTCGTCGCGACTGTTCGACGTGAACTGGCCGACACAACCTCGCCACAGACCGTCGAGCGGGTGCTTCGGACCGTCTTCACGGAGCACGAGGAATTCGTCTTCGCCTGGGTCGGCGAGTACGACCGCGGCGAGCACGCCGTCGTCCCCTGGGCGACCGATCCCGACGCAACGGCGTGGCCCATCCACCGCACGTTCCGCGTCGGAAACGGCGCTAATCCGCTCCTCGAGCGAGCGCTGTACGCACAGCAACTCCAGACGCAGGACCTCGCCTCACAGCCTAACCTGGCCATCACGGGCGGTGCGTTCACCCCCGCGCCGTTTCACGAACAGGCACGCGAACACGGCGTCCGATCCATCGCTGTCGCGCCGCTCGCGACGGACACAGACCGATACGGCGTCCTCATCGTCTACGCACCGACGACGTTCACAGCCGGCACCCGACAGACGATCCGTGCCGTCGCCGACGTTGCCTCGCACGTCCTCGAGACGATCGCAATTCGCGGCCAACTCGAGCAACAGGAGCGAACGTTACACCGGTATGAACGCCTCGTGAAAACCGCGGGCGACGGCATCTTCGTTCTCGACGGCGCTGGTCACGTAATGACGGTGAACGACGCGTTCGTCGAGATGACTGGCTACAGCCGCGAGTGGCTCCTCGGAGAACACATCTCACTGCTCTTTGACGAGCAGACCATCGAGCACGCCACGGAAACGGTCCGGGCGCTCATCGAGGCCGATGGTCGCTCGACGACGATCGAAGTCCCACTGGAGACGAAAGACGGCTCGTACGTCACCTGTGAGGCCCAGATTGCCATCCTCGATCGTACCGATAGTGGTGGAAATGGCAGTACTAGCAACGGTAGCAACGACACCGACAGCGACCCTGACACCAACACCAGCACTGTCACCGACACCGATACCGTCACCAACACCAGCACTGTCACCGACACCGATACCGTCACCAACACCCACACCCAGACCGACACCGACACCGACAGCACGTTCGGCGGCACCGTCGGCGTCCTCCGCGACATCACCGAACGAAAGCAAAACGAGCGCCGCCTGCGCAAACAGAACGAGCGCCTCGACGCCTTCGCACGCATCGTCAGTCACGACCTGCGCAACCCACTCGGCATCGCGCAGGGCTACCTCGACCTCATCGACGAAACGGAGTCACTCGAGTACCTCCCGACGGCCAAGCGGAGCCTCGATCGCATGGAGGCGATCATCCACGACGTGCTCGCCATCGCCCGCGACGGGACGTGGGCGAGCGACACCGAGCGCGTCGACCTGGAAACCGTCGCCAGCGAGGCATGGGAGCACGTCTCGACGGGCGAGGCCACACTCACGCTGACCGGTACAACAACGTTCATGGCCGACCGCTCCCGACTCCTGCGCGTCTTCGAGAACCTGTTTCGAAACGCGATCGAACACGGCTGTCCGGACGAGGAGGTCGGTGAGTTGGCTGTTCGTGTGGGGGTACTCGAGTCCGAGTCGGAGTCCGGGTCCGAGTCCGGGTCCGACGACCAGCGACGGACTCCGATCACGGACGGCGACGACGGAGACGGCGGAGACGGCGGAGACGGCGGAGACGGCGGAGACGGCGGAGACAGCGGAGACAGCGGAGACAGCGGAGACAGCGGAGACAGCGGAGACAGCGGAGACAGCGGAGACAGCGGAGACAGCGGAGACAGCGGAGACAGCGAGCAGGTGGGCGAGCCGTGTGGCTTTTTCGTCGCGGACAACGGGTCCGGATTGCCGGACGATCTGGCAGCAAACGACGATCTGTTCGATCCGTCGATTTCGTCCGAGACGGACAGTCTGGGGATTGGCCTCTGGATCGTTCGGGAGGTGGCGACGGGCCACGACTGGCAGGTACGTGCGCGTGAGAGCGAGGCTGGTGGCGCACGATTTGAGTTCGTGACTGCGGACGCCGACCAGTAGTGTTGCCATAGACAGCGACGGCTCAGGTGTCGCAACCGTCAAAAAACATCGAATCGATCGCTGTCCCTGTTCACGGCCGGCATCTGGCTGTGTTCAGTTCCAGTTACTATTCGAGTTCGCTCTTACTTCCCTTCGAAGTCCGGCTCGCCGTCACCCATGAACGCCGTAATACCCTCCATCAGGTCGTCCGTCGCCATCAGGTGACCGAACGCGGAGGCCTCGTACTCGAGTCCCGCCTCGGTGTCGTCGCGGCCGGCGAGCATCGCGCGCTTGGTGAACTTCTGGGCGATCGGTGGGCCGCCGGCGAGTTTCGCGGCGAGATCGAATGCGGCGTCCTCGAGGTCGTCGTTCTCGACGACGTCGTTGACGAAGCCGTAGTCTTCCATCACGTCGGCCTCGTAGCGCTCTGCGGTGAAGATGATCTCCTTTGCGCGGCCCTCGCCGACGATCTGGGAGAGGCGCTGGGTGCCGCCCCAACCGGGAATCAGGCCGAGGTTGAGTTCTGGCTGGCCGAACTCCGAGCGCTCGCTGGCAACGCGCAGATCGGCACAGGTGGCGAGCTCCATCCCGCCGCCGAGACAGAAGCCGTCGATACCGGCGACGACCGGCAGGTCACAGGACTCGAGTTCGCCGAAGGTGGACTGGCCGTCCTTCGAGAGTTCGATCGCACCGAGAGAGTCCGCGCCGCCGGCAGCCATGCTCTGGACGTCGGCACCGGCGGAGAAGGCCTTCTCGCCCTCGCCGGTGATGAGGATCGCACGGACCTCCTCGTCGTCTTCGAGCAGGTCGATGGCCTCGGAGAGTTCGGCGAGCAGGTCGTCGCTGATCGTGTTCATGCGGTGTGGCCGGTCGAGAACGATGTGGCCCACCATTTCGCCGGGGTACTCGACGCGGATGGCGTCGAAGTCGACGCCGTCCTCCTCCTCGTCGCTCTCGTAGAAGCCGCCCTCGTCGGCGCGCTCTGCGAGGAAGTCAGCCGGCTCGTAGCGTTCGTGACCGGTCTCGTCGTAGGCCTCCTCGAGCGTCTCGAGCAGGGTATCGAGACCGTATTCGTCGACCAGTTTGACCGGCCCATCCGGGAAGCCAGCACCGAGCTGTACTGCCTCGTCGATCGACGCTGGCGGCGCGACGTCGTTGCCGATCAGCTTCGCGGCCTCGTTGGCCATCGTCGCCAGCAGGCGGTCCTTGACGAACTCCGACTGTTCGTCAGTCGGAATCTCGGCACCGGAGCCGTCCTCGTAGTCGTAGAAGCCCTTGCCCGTCTTCTTGCCGAGCTCTTCGTTCTCCACCTTCTCCTCGAGCAGTGGCGCTGGCTCGTAGGCTTCACCGAGCACGTCGTGCATGTACTCGAGTACGTGGAAGCTCACGTCGTTGCCGACCTGGTCGCCGAGTTCGAAGCTGCCCATCGGGAGGCCCATGTCGTACTTCGTCGTCGAGTCGACCTCCGAGATGGTCGCTTCGTCCTCACTGACGAGCCAGGAGGCTTCGTTCATCAGGGGGACGAGAATGCGGTTGACGATGAAGCCGGGCGAGTCCTTGTGGACGCGCACTGGCGTTTTGCCGAAGTCGTCGGCGAGTTCCTCGATGACGTCGAGCGTCTCGTCGGAACTCTCCGCACCCGAAATTACTTCGACGAGCTGCATCCGGACCGGCGGGTTGAAGAAGTGCATGCCACAGAACTGCTCGGGGCGCTCGGTCACGTCGGCGAGGTCCGTGATCGAGAGGCTCGAGGTGTTCGTCGCGAAGATGGTGTGGTCGGGCGCGTGCTCCTCGACCTCACCGTAGACGTCCTTCTTGATCTCCATCTTCTCCGGGACGGCCTCGATGACGACGTCGGCGTTGCCGACGGCTTCCTCGACATCAACGATCGGCGTGACGCGCTCGAGTGCGGCGTCGGCTTCGTCCTGGCTGAGCTGATCCTTTTCGGCGAGCTTGTTGAGCGACCACTCGATCTGCTCGTAGCCGTTCTGGACGAACTCTTCTTTGATATCGCGCAGTGCGACGTCGTAGCCGGCCATCGCGGCGACCTCCGCGATGCCGTGTCCCATGTTCCCTGCACCGAGAACTGCGACGGTGTTGATATCTTCCAGTTCCATGGGTCAGTGTGCAATGGGAACCCGTTTGAACGTTTCCCTCTTCGCGGAAGGAAACTATCTTTGAGTTTACTGCCGGTTACAAAGCTCTTTATCGCTCGGATAGTAACGATTGTG
The DNA window shown above is from Natrialba magadii ATCC 43099 and carries:
- a CDS encoding creatininase family protein, translating into MYLPAHTWPDLADYIESESESLAVVPLGSTEQHGPHLPEGTDHMIAEALARAATEQTGYLCTPPISIGVSSHHRQFHGTMWVDAPVFRDYVENLSRNLTYHGIDRIVYVNAHGGNVAHLREVGRRLHQDETAYAIEWMWDESIPNLIEEVFETPGPHGGPKETAMIMHIANELVREDRLEEARDGGVDFDGDAARVHGATTFYDAIENSPNGVFGDQTDATPEVGEQLFDAATEQLVALLEWLDEQPFEALMPESHVDTQPGSGREGV
- a CDS encoding CopG family ribbon-helix-helix protein, with product MAVVSVSMPDELLDRLDQFAEEHGYTGRSEVVREASRNLLGEFEDTRLEDRELMAIVTVLFDYETTAVEERMMHLRHEHEGLVASNFHSHVGDHYCMELFVLEGELEEISTFVGKIRATKDALTVDYSVTPVDSFDPLSQDH
- a CDS encoding cupin domain-containing protein, with protein sequence MSYRKVNYEEVDQVSSAMHVLSGPLETEQVGVTVARCDPDWKSKPHDHTDNDHEEVYVLIKGEATVVVDDEPVEMETGDALWIPPESTRQIRNGDTESAFVLVSAPSLQNGDDNDGEWLLSGFAG
- a CDS encoding PAS domain S-box protein is translated as MSRAHVLCVSHDPSTRARLTLALTDAPIRVSVVSDTEAAIDQLECGRDRPHPQRHDSDDGETQPEHQYGGHDHIDAVLLDPRMVRSLPETTRRLEEAALSPIAVFAYWEADAGAGSDADADPGSDFGSGSGLEPSSAPDTGLDTSSQPVLAELSTTRLEDGTQLEPQRNRSTANGSTANRSTASRSTAGRTETGSADIASTILTGIDAETGSDGSGFPELGVTRTRVGTAATAAIAATAATPEGPDSAEETTDVAHPSLVATVRRELADTTSPQTVERVLRTVFTEHEEFVFAWVGEYDRGEHAVVPWATDPDATAWPIHRTFRVGNGANPLLERALYAQQLQTQDLASQPNLAITGGAFTPAPFHEQAREHGVRSIAVAPLATDTDRYGVLIVYAPTTFTAGTRQTIRAVADVASHVLETIAIRGQLEQQERTLHRYERLVKTAGDGIFVLDGAGHVMTVNDAFVEMTGYSREWLLGEHISLLFDEQTIEHATETVRALIEADGRSTTIEVPLETKDGSYVTCEAQIAILDRTDSGGNGSTSNGSNDTDSDPDTNTSTVTDTDTVTNTSTVTDTDTVTNTHTQTDTDTDSTFGGTVGVLRDITERKQNERRLRKQNERLDAFARIVSHDLRNPLGIAQGYLDLIDETESLEYLPTAKRSLDRMEAIIHDVLAIARDGTWASDTERVDLETVASEAWEHVSTGEATLTLTGTTTFMADRSRLLRVFENLFRNAIEHGCPDEEVGELAVRVGVLESESESGSESGSDDQRRTPITDGDDGDGGDGGDGGDGGDGGDSGDSGDSGDSGDSGDSGDSGDSGDSGDSGDSEQVGEPCGFFVADNGSGLPDDLAANDDLFDPSISSETDSLGIGLWIVREVATGHDWQVRARESEAGGARFEFVTADADQ
- a CDS encoding 3-hydroxyacyl-CoA dehydrogenase/enoyl-CoA hydratase family protein, with amino-acid sequence MELEDINTVAVLGAGNMGHGIAEVAAMAGYDVALRDIKEEFVQNGYEQIEWSLNKLAEKDQLSQDEADAALERVTPIVDVEEAVGNADVVIEAVPEKMEIKKDVYGEVEEHAPDHTIFATNTSSLSITDLADVTERPEQFCGMHFFNPPVRMQLVEVISGAESSDETLDVIEELADDFGKTPVRVHKDSPGFIVNRILVPLMNEASWLVSEDEATISEVDSTTKYDMGLPMGSFELGDQVGNDVSFHVLEYMHDVLGEAYEPAPLLEEKVENEELGKKTGKGFYDYEDGSGAEIPTDEQSEFVKDRLLATMANEAAKLIGNDVAPPASIDEAVQLGAGFPDGPVKLVDEYGLDTLLETLEEAYDETGHERYEPADFLAERADEGGFYESDEEEDGVDFDAIRVEYPGEMVGHIVLDRPHRMNTISDDLLAELSEAIDLLEDDEEVRAILITGEGEKAFSAGADVQSMAAGGADSLGAIELSKDGQSTFGELESCDLPVVAGIDGFCLGGGMELATCADLRVASERSEFGQPELNLGLIPGWGGTQRLSQIVGEGRAKEIIFTAERYEADVMEDYGFVNDVVENDDLEDAAFDLAAKLAGGPPIAQKFTKRAMLAGRDDTEAGLEYEASAFGHLMATDDLMEGITAFMGDGEPDFEGK